The genome window ACAAGGGATAGAAGAGATAGGATTTATAACGTGGGTACCTATACTAACAGTGGTAGATTTGAGTTTTGGAATCATGGGGTTTTCTCAAAATATCGAGAAGGTAAATTTAACTTTATAGTAAATGCTAGGGAATTGAAAAAAGATACAGACACTTTAACCTATGTAAACAGTAATTTAAAATCAGATAAGGAATTATTAAAATCAAAACCTTACTTAATCACTCTTGATCTAGAAAAAGGCTTTGAATACAAACCTTTACTTAAAACGGGAACTGGTCTAAATGGTCTTATGGTAGAAAAAATGGTGAAGATTTCAGATAATGAGTACATAACAAATACACCTAAACCTAAAGAAAAGAGCTACGTTAAAATCACTTTAGACTAAGTTTATACTTTTAGAAGGAACTTGAAAAGCACCTTTATTGAGGTGCTTTTTTGTTAGCAAAGTTAAAGTTATAAAATTTGTGGAGCAATCTTGTCTGGACAACGATGCCGGTTCAAGAGTAAAAACGTCTGAGTAAGTAGCAAAACTCATTTCAATTTCAATTTTAAATTCGAGTTCAACTTCAACTTCAAGTTCATCGATATCACTATATTTGTTGATCCAAAAAACGAATTCCCTCATATGGAATATTTAGAATTTGAATTACCGATTAAAGAGCTGGAAGAAAAACACCAGCAAACGATTACTTTAGGTGAAGAGAGTGATGTTGATGTAAGTGCAACGATCAAGCAAATAGAGAAAAAGCTTAAGGCAACCCGTAAAGATATATATGCCAACTTAACAGCATGGCAACGTGTGCAGATGTCTCGTCATCCTAGCCGTCCTTATACTTTAGATTATATCAAGGCTATTTGTGGAGATACTTGGCTAGAATTACACGGTGATCGCAATGTAAAAGACGACAAGGCGATGATAGGTGGACTGGGTAAGATAGGCGACCAAAGCTTTATGTTTATAGGTCAGCAAAAAGGCTTTAATACCAAAACACGTCAGTACCGCAACTTTGGTATGGCAAATCCAGAAGGTTACCGCAAGGCACTTCGTTTAATGAAAAGTGCCGAGAAATTTGGTGTGCCGGTTGTGGCACTCATCGACACTCCAGGTGCCTATCCAGGCCTTGAAGCAGAAGAACGCGGTCAAGGAGAAGCGATCGCAAGAAATATTCTTGAAATGACGCGTCTTAAAGTGCCTATTATAGTAATGATTATAGGTGAAGGAGCAAGTGGTGGCGCACTAGGTATAGGTGTAGGAGATAAAGTAGTCATGTTAGAAAATACATGGTACTCTGTAATCTCACCAGAATCTTGTTCTTCTATTTTATGGAGAAGCTGGGAATACAAAGAAAGAGCTGCAGACGCTTTAAAGTTGACCTCTACAGACATGAAGAAATTAAAGCTAGTAGATGAAATTCTTAAAGAACCAGAAGGTGGTGCTCATAAGGATAGAGAGACTACTTTTAAATCTGTAGCAGAATGTATCGTGAGATATTATGAAGAATTAAAAGTCCTATCTCCTAAAGACCTCGTAGAACAACGCATGGATAAATATGCTAATATGGGAGTTTTTAAGGGGTAATTACAGGTGTACATTTTATAACCTATTGAAAAAAAGCTACAAAGTTGATGTGACAACTTTGTAGCTTTTTCAATTGTTTATTTTTTGATTTCCTAGGTCCAAACGACTTATCAACTTAAAAAAAACCAGAGAAGAATACCAGCTTTTTTTTGTGAGTAGTGATGCTTCCTAGCTTTCTTAAAAAACCAATGCTTATTAACATGTTATAAACCGTCTTTTTGATGTAATTGTTGATTAAGTTATCATAACCCAACACGAGTAAAACCTATTTAAATCCCTACTTTTGAATTCTATGGAAAAAGTACAACAACGCCCTAATATCGCCTCAGGAAACACTTCTGTTGTTACTCTTGAAAAAGGTAAAATACCACCTCAAGCAGTTGATTTAGAGAAAGTTGTCATAGGAGCTTTGATGATTGATGGTAAAGGAGTGGATGAGGTAATCGATCTGCTTTCTCCAGATGTTTTCTATCAGAAAAACCACCAATTCATTTTTGAAGCCATAGATATTCTCTTTAAAGAAGGGAAGCCAGTGGACTTATTAACCGTTAGCGCTCAGTTGCGTAAAATGGAAAAGATAGAAGCCGCTGGTGGAGATCATTACCTCGTTCAACTGTCCCAGTTGGTAAGTTCTACAGCGCACATTGAATTTCATGCGAGGATCATTCTTCAAAAATTCATACAGCGCAGTCTGATCAAAATTTCTACTGAGATTATCAATGAATCTTACGAAGAATCTACCGACGTTTTTGATTTATTAGACAAGGCAGAATCTAAACTTTATGAAGTAACCCAAGGGAACATCAGAAAAAGTACAGAGACGGCTATGGATTTGGTGCGTCAGGCAAAAGAGCGTATTGAAGAAATAGCAAATCGCGATGGACTCTCCGGTATTCCATCTGGCTTTACAGATCTGGACCGTTTAACAAGTGGCTGGCAGCCCTCAGATTTAATCATTATTGCTGCACGTCCAGGTATGGGTAAAACGGCCTTTACCTTGAGTATGGCTCGTAATATTGCCGTAGGAAATAATATTCCAGTAGCCTTCTTCTCTCTAGAGATGAGCTCGGTACAATTGATTACTCGTTTGATTTCTTCAGAAACAGGATTGAGTTCTGAAAAACTACGGACAGGAAAACTAGAGCCACATGAATGGGAACAACTCAACGTTAAAGTAAAAGATTTAGAGCAAGCTCCTATTTTTATTGATGACACCCCATCACTGTCTATTTTTGACTTGCGTGCAAAATGTAGAAGACTGGCCTCACAATACGGTATCAAACTGATCATGATTGACTACTTGCAATTAATGACTGCTCAGACCGGTAACAAAGGAGGGAATCGCGAACAAGAAATCTCTACGATCTCTCGT of Nonlabens sp. Ci31 contains these proteins:
- a CDS encoding acetyl-CoA carboxylase carboxyltransferase subunit alpha; translation: MEYLEFELPIKELEEKHQQTITLGEESDVDVSATIKQIEKKLKATRKDIYANLTAWQRVQMSRHPSRPYTLDYIKAICGDTWLELHGDRNVKDDKAMIGGLGKIGDQSFMFIGQQKGFNTKTRQYRNFGMANPEGYRKALRLMKSAEKFGVPVVALIDTPGAYPGLEAEERGQGEAIARNILEMTRLKVPIIVMIIGEGASGGALGIGVGDKVVMLENTWYSVISPESCSSILWRSWEYKERAADALKLTSTDMKKLKLVDEILKEPEGGAHKDRETTFKSVAECIVRYYEELKVLSPKDLVEQRMDKYANMGVFKG
- the dnaB gene encoding replicative DNA helicase, which produces MEKVQQRPNIASGNTSVVTLEKGKIPPQAVDLEKVVIGALMIDGKGVDEVIDLLSPDVFYQKNHQFIFEAIDILFKEGKPVDLLTVSAQLRKMEKIEAAGGDHYLVQLSQLVSSTAHIEFHARIILQKFIQRSLIKISTEIINESYEESTDVFDLLDKAESKLYEVTQGNIRKSTETAMDLVRQAKERIEEIANRDGLSGIPSGFTDLDRLTSGWQPSDLIIIAARPGMGKTAFTLSMARNIAVGNNIPVAFFSLEMSSVQLITRLISSETGLSSEKLRTGKLEPHEWEQLNVKVKDLEQAPIFIDDTPSLSIFDLRAKCRRLASQYGIKLIMIDYLQLMTAQTGNKGGNREQEISTISRNLKALAKELSVPVIALSQLSRAVESRGGSKRPLLSDLRESGAIEQDADIVSFIYRPEYYGLEEWDDDDRSPTAGQGEFIVAKHRNGATDSIRLKFLGQFGKFDNLDQFFTTPEEFGSKMNAANDDTLKPDAFDSPKAGNPGDAFGIPNDDMPF